In a single window of the bacterium genome:
- a CDS encoding aldo/keto reductase codes for MKRRSFLKGISAASTTLSFTGCSIIPGRKSKKFKLKGEVPKRTLGKTGIEVSVLGFGSHLKKELIANPEYRDRMIKLGFEGGINIFDVYEDGGFKQFKPMGKSLRGVRKDAVVSLCIERATDKMQDEIDGALTDFITDYIDLYRLYAVDDERYTILEKNKKAGKIRAIGVVAHDEPTMMKYIDRYGDTLDYVMIIYNFHHNSGFSSKNYPDNDYSSLIPRCESLNLGILGIKPMGSDAMIELASKKGFFKDKKAHIAQAMLRHVYNTKEIDATMPAMNTIEEVITNLESAYNPALSQYEISLLNKLSAAAASTRGAYLPDNYKWLENWATRTV; via the coding sequence ATGAAACGCAGATCTTTTTTGAAAGGTATCAGCGCCGCGTCGACAACGCTGTCTTTTACCGGTTGTTCTATCATACCAGGCAGGAAATCTAAAAAATTTAAACTAAAGGGGGAGGTACCGAAACGAACGCTCGGTAAAACAGGCATTGAAGTGTCTGTTCTCGGATTCGGCTCACACCTGAAAAAAGAGCTTATCGCAAATCCTGAATACCGTGACAGGATGATTAAACTGGGTTTCGAGGGCGGAATCAATATTTTTGATGTTTATGAAGATGGTGGATTCAAGCAGTTTAAACCTATGGGGAAGAGCCTCAGAGGTGTTAGAAAGGATGCGGTTGTATCGCTGTGTATTGAGCGGGCGACCGACAAGATGCAGGATGAAATCGATGGCGCGCTTACTGATTTTATCACCGATTATATTGACCTGTATAGACTTTATGCCGTAGATGACGAACGGTACACGATTCTGGAAAAAAACAAAAAGGCCGGAAAGATCAGAGCGATCGGTGTCGTTGCCCACGATGAACCGACAATGATGAAGTATATTGACCGGTACGGAGATACTCTCGACTATGTCATGATTATTTATAACTTCCATCATAACAGCGGATTCAGCAGCAAGAATTATCCCGACAACGATTATTCCTCACTTATACCCCGCTGTGAGAGTCTGAATCTCGGCATCCTCGGTATCAAACCGATGGGGAGCGATGCGATGATCGAGCTCGCCTCCAAAAAGGGATTCTTTAAAGACAAAAAGGCTCATATTGCCCAGGCTATGCTGCGTCATGTGTATAATACAAAAGAAATCGATGCAACCATGCCCGCTATGAACACCATTGAAGAAGTCATAACAAATCTTGAATCGGCGTATAATCCGGCCCTGTCACAATATGAAATAAGCCTGTTGAATAAACTGAGCGCTGCAGCGGCATCGACAAGGGGAGCGTACCTGCCGGATAATTATAAATGGCTCGAAAACTGGGCAACGAGAACGGTATAA